A stretch of Imperialibacter roseus DNA encodes these proteins:
- a CDS encoding aldo/keto reductase, giving the protein MEIHDKSGLTTYLPSDARYKSMKYRRSGKSGILLPEISLGLWHNFGHKDNLLNAQLLLRKAFDMGIIHFDLANNYGPPFGSAETNFGRMYNDDFRPYRHELFISSKAGYDMWPGPYGNFGSRKYLVNSLDQSLKRMNLDYVDLFYHHRPDPHTPLEETMGALDFIVRSGRALYVGISNYPAAEAKKAIAILKDLGTPCLIHQARYSMLDRWVEDGLLDVLTEGGVGCIAFSPLEQGMLSNKYLNGIPADSRAGQGMTYLEKETVEKNLPKIKELNKIAIERGQSLSQMAIAWLLHNKAVTSVLVGVSKIEQLVDNAKTLENTSFSDEEVRKVKAILTA; this is encoded by the coding sequence ATGGAAATACATGACAAATCAGGATTAACCACTTACTTACCCAGCGATGCCCGATACAAGAGCATGAAGTATCGCCGCTCGGGCAAAAGTGGTATTCTTCTTCCTGAAATTTCGTTGGGCCTATGGCACAATTTCGGTCACAAAGACAATCTGCTCAACGCTCAACTTTTGCTTCGCAAGGCGTTCGATATGGGAATCATCCATTTTGACCTTGCTAATAACTACGGCCCCCCGTTCGGTTCAGCTGAGACCAACTTCGGCCGTATGTATAACGACGACTTCAGGCCCTACCGCCACGAGCTTTTCATTTCCAGCAAAGCTGGCTACGACATGTGGCCTGGCCCTTACGGTAACTTTGGCTCACGTAAATACCTGGTCAACAGCCTTGACCAGAGCCTTAAGCGGATGAACCTTGACTATGTTGATCTGTTCTATCACCACAGGCCTGATCCACATACGCCACTGGAAGAGACCATGGGCGCTCTTGACTTTATCGTCCGATCTGGAAGAGCCTTGTATGTCGGCATTTCCAACTACCCTGCGGCGGAGGCCAAAAAAGCCATTGCTATTCTAAAAGACCTGGGTACCCCATGTTTGATCCACCAGGCTCGCTACTCCATGCTTGACCGTTGGGTGGAAGATGGGTTGCTGGACGTGCTGACCGAAGGTGGCGTTGGTTGTATTGCCTTTAGCCCACTGGAGCAGGGCATGCTGAGCAATAAGTACCTCAACGGCATTCCCGCCGATAGCAGGGCAGGGCAGGGCATGACCTACCTGGAAAAGGAAACAGTGGAGAAAAACCTGCCGAAGATCAAGGAACTGAACAAGATAGCTATTGAAAGAGGGCAATCACTGTCGCAAATGGCGATTGCCTGGTTGTTGCATAACAAAGCAGTGACATCGGTACTTGTTGGCGTTAGCAAAATTGAACAGCTGGTAGACAATGCAAAGACTTTGGAGAACACTTCGTTTTCTGATGAAGAAGTAAGGAAGGTTAAAGCAATTTTGACGGCTTAA
- a CDS encoding PQQ-dependent sugar dehydrogenase, giving the protein MVLTLKTTGRSVLTYAASICLLVQSCKQPETQTSNEPPEDNRFTKVVLTEGMDEPMEMTFLPNSRVLFVERKGGVKILDENTGEVTLVATIPVNTKYTNKEGRVREAEEGLMGVIAHPNYKENSWVYMYYADPDTPKHVLARWELRGDSLYESTKKVVLEVPTQREECCHTGGGMVFDKEGNLFLTVGNNTVNPRTGSSNLDERPGMESSDDQRAPGNTNDLRGKILRIHPEADGSYTIPEGNLFPQGTEKTRPEIYTMGHRNPWRPTLDSKTGYLYWGEVGPDASVDSVWGPKGYDEFNQAKGPGFFGWPYFIANNRPYNRHDLATDTYGEPFDVNHPVNESVNNTGLKELPTPVVPAFIYYPYGPSDTFPLVGTAGRSATGGPVFRKADFAGAPRPFPSYFEGKWLIVEFMRGWIMSVTMDENGDYQSMERFLPNESFVSAIDMDFGPNGDLYVLEYGSAWFRGNSNSRIVKIEYNAGNRKPIVAASIDKTAGAVPFTAQLSSEGTKDYDDYDQGKLTYEWKVISDGGVNKTLTEANPSFNFEQAGTYQVSLTVTDTKGEKNRASMEVVAGNEPPVVSIDFQVPNRSFYFGEKSLAYSVSVSDKEDGSSADGTIKPNEVAVTFDYVPSGYDPIEMASKQRGAESMAALNIGKNLIETSDCKSCHQYEQASIGPAYNAVAAKYPKTDANISMLVGKVINGGSGVWGEHAMSAHPQLSQADAKRMVMFILNMLETKPTVESLPLAGTVIPKVPEGEDGQGGYLLRASYADKGAGTVGPLSGDDFVALRNPSLDPQLAEIRKGVNLLTTPGTTFNMVGSGSYIGYKAIDLTGIKQIDLFVVASPRVSAAGGYVEVHVDSPTGPLLGTTNAVGQKNVGFGRPAPGEDIVTWRRKRNSQAQAKIQPTEGKHDVYFVFKSDKATPDQVLVQISEIVFLNEEKAPLEAAM; this is encoded by the coding sequence ATGGTACTTACTTTAAAAACTACCGGCAGGTCAGTATTGACCTATGCCGCATCGATTTGCCTGCTTGTGCAATCTTGCAAGCAACCTGAAACGCAAACTTCCAACGAACCACCAGAAGACAATCGCTTTACCAAAGTGGTGCTGACTGAAGGGATGGACGAACCGATGGAGATGACCTTTCTTCCCAATAGCCGTGTGCTGTTTGTGGAGAGAAAAGGAGGAGTAAAAATACTGGATGAAAATACTGGTGAAGTAACTTTGGTGGCTACTATTCCTGTAAATACCAAGTACACCAACAAGGAAGGTAGAGTGAGGGAGGCCGAAGAAGGCTTGATGGGCGTGATAGCTCACCCCAATTACAAAGAAAATTCCTGGGTGTATATGTACTATGCCGACCCGGACACGCCTAAACACGTACTTGCCCGCTGGGAGCTGAGAGGCGATTCACTTTACGAATCAACCAAAAAGGTGGTGCTTGAAGTGCCTACCCAAAGAGAGGAATGCTGCCACACCGGCGGTGGGATGGTTTTCGACAAAGAGGGGAATCTCTTTCTGACCGTTGGAAACAACACGGTGAACCCAAGAACTGGGTCTTCCAATCTTGACGAACGCCCCGGCATGGAAAGCTCAGACGATCAGCGTGCACCGGGAAACACTAACGACCTTAGAGGCAAAATCCTTCGCATCCACCCTGAGGCGGACGGAAGCTATACTATTCCTGAAGGCAACCTTTTTCCCCAAGGCACAGAGAAAACGAGGCCAGAGATTTACACCATGGGCCACAGAAACCCCTGGAGACCAACTTTGGACAGCAAAACGGGCTATCTGTATTGGGGCGAAGTTGGCCCGGATGCATCTGTTGATTCTGTTTGGGGACCAAAAGGCTACGACGAGTTCAACCAGGCCAAAGGCCCGGGCTTTTTTGGCTGGCCATATTTTATTGCTAACAACAGGCCGTATAATCGCCATGATTTGGCTACCGACACTTACGGAGAGCCGTTTGATGTGAACCATCCTGTCAACGAGTCGGTAAACAATACCGGATTGAAAGAATTGCCTACGCCTGTGGTACCAGCCTTTATCTATTACCCTTATGGCCCGTCGGATACTTTCCCTTTGGTGGGAACGGCAGGACGTAGTGCTACCGGAGGCCCCGTTTTCCGCAAAGCGGACTTTGCCGGTGCTCCAAGACCTTTCCCTTCCTATTTCGAAGGCAAGTGGCTGATCGTGGAGTTCATGCGTGGCTGGATAATGTCAGTAACGATGGATGAAAATGGCGACTACCAATCCATGGAACGCTTCCTGCCCAATGAGAGCTTCGTAAGCGCCATAGATATGGACTTCGGCCCGAACGGCGACCTTTATGTACTGGAGTATGGCAGTGCCTGGTTTAGGGGCAATTCTAACTCAAGAATCGTTAAAATCGAATACAATGCAGGCAACAGGAAGCCGATTGTGGCTGCCTCTATTGACAAAACCGCAGGCGCTGTACCTTTTACAGCTCAGCTATCATCGGAAGGCACAAAAGACTACGACGACTACGATCAGGGAAAATTGACTTATGAGTGGAAGGTAATCTCCGACGGAGGCGTTAACAAAACGCTTACTGAAGCCAATCCATCGTTCAATTTTGAGCAGGCTGGTACTTATCAGGTGAGCCTGACAGTAACTGATACCAAAGGGGAGAAGAACAGGGCTTCGATGGAAGTAGTGGCAGGTAATGAGCCGCCGGTGGTGTCTATCGATTTCCAGGTACCCAACCGGAGCTTCTATTTCGGAGAGAAGTCACTTGCTTATTCTGTAAGCGTGAGTGATAAAGAAGATGGAAGCAGCGCTGACGGCACCATCAAGCCCAACGAAGTAGCGGTTACTTTCGACTACGTGCCCTCTGGCTATGACCCAATCGAAATGGCGTCAAAGCAAAGAGGAGCAGAGTCGATGGCTGCTTTGAACATTGGCAAGAACCTGATTGAAACCAGCGATTGTAAGTCGTGCCACCAGTACGAGCAGGCATCGATAGGCCCTGCTTACAACGCAGTAGCAGCTAAGTACCCCAAAACTGACGCCAACATCAGTATGCTGGTAGGAAAGGTGATCAATGGTGGTAGTGGCGTGTGGGGCGAGCATGCCATGAGTGCTCACCCGCAATTGAGCCAGGCTGATGCCAAAAGAATGGTGATGTTTATTTTGAACATGTTAGAAACCAAGCCGACAGTGGAATCGCTTCCGCTAGCAGGTACAGTTATTCCCAAGGTTCCGGAAGGAGAGGACGGACAGGGCGGCTACCTGCTCAGAGCCTCTTATGCTGACAAAGGTGCAGGCACTGTTGGCCCGCTTTCTGGTGACGATTTCGTGGCGCTCAGAAACCCTTCATTGGATCCTCAGTTGGCAGAAATCAGAAAGGGCGTGAATTTACTAACCACTCCAGGCACTACTTTCAACATGGTAGGTAGCGGCTCATACATAGGCTATAAGGCCATCGACCTCACTGGCATCAAGCAAATTGATTTGTTTGTAGTGGCTTCTCCAAGGGTAAGTGCAGCAGGTGGCTATGTCGAAGTACATGTTGATTCACCAACAGGCCCGCTGTTGGGTACTACCAATGCAGTGGGGCAGAAGAATGTAGGCTTTGGCAGACCAGCGCCAGGCGAAGATATCGTTACCTGGAGAAGGAAGAGAAACTCACAGGCTCAGGCCAAAATTCAACCGACTGAAGGAAAACACGATGTGTACTTTGTTTTCAAAAGCGACAAAGCAACGCCCGATCAGGTATTGGTGCAGATTTCAGAAATTGTATTTCTGAATGAAGAAAAAGCACCTTTGGAAGCGGCAATGTAA
- a CDS encoding sugar phosphate isomerase/epimerase family protein: protein MKTPTYSRRSALKYLGGTAGLMALPSFGFSSPTTSLVEDSATGMLKSAAGDFIPCLNMATIMGHNLGFVKELETASKGGFRAVEIWIPTLQKYLDGGGTIKEAAKIIKDLGISVENTIGFAQWIVDDEATRNKGLEQLKKEMDMLAQLGCKRIAAPPSGATAEAGLDLYKAAERYRTILEMGDQSGVVPQLEIWGHSKNLHKLSQALFVATESGHSSACINLDIFHLYKGGSSYDTLKMANPLDVQVLHVNDYTDIPRDVIKDGDRIYPGEGLAPTKKILQAFQSPKRPLILSLEVFNKEYWAQDALEVCKTGLAKVKAITQGL, encoded by the coding sequence ATGAAAACACCTACTTACTCCCGCCGCAGTGCACTTAAATACCTTGGTGGCACCGCCGGCCTCATGGCATTGCCATCCTTTGGATTTAGCAGCCCCACTACATCCCTCGTTGAAGACAGCGCCACCGGCATGCTGAAGAGTGCCGCAGGCGACTTCATTCCGTGCCTCAACATGGCCACGATCATGGGACATAATCTTGGTTTTGTCAAGGAACTCGAAACAGCGTCCAAAGGGGGCTTCCGGGCCGTAGAAATATGGATTCCTACCCTGCAAAAGTACCTCGATGGCGGTGGAACGATCAAAGAGGCTGCCAAAATCATCAAAGACCTTGGGATCAGTGTTGAAAACACCATTGGCTTTGCTCAATGGATAGTTGATGACGAAGCTACCCGAAACAAAGGACTGGAACAGCTGAAAAAAGAAATGGATATGCTGGCGCAGCTAGGGTGCAAGCGCATTGCAGCCCCACCATCGGGTGCCACAGCTGAAGCCGGGCTTGATCTTTATAAAGCAGCAGAACGGTATCGTACGATTCTGGAAATGGGCGATCAGTCGGGTGTTGTGCCGCAGCTGGAGATATGGGGGCATTCCAAAAACCTTCACAAGCTCAGCCAGGCGCTGTTTGTAGCCACCGAATCAGGGCATTCCTCAGCCTGTATCAATCTTGACATCTTCCACCTCTACAAAGGTGGATCGAGCTACGATACGCTCAAGATGGCCAATCCCCTAGACGTGCAGGTATTGCATGTGAACGACTATACCGACATTCCAAGGGACGTGATTAAAGACGGTGACAGGATTTACCCCGGCGAAGGGTTGGCACCCACCAAGAAGATACTCCAGGCATTTCAATCCCCGAAAAGGCCGTTGATTCTGTCGTTAGAAGTCTTCAACAAAGAATATTGGGCGCAGGATGCACTGGAAGTGTGTAAAACCGGACTGGCCAAAGTAAAGGCGATCACTCAGGGACTTTGA
- a CDS encoding dienelactone hydrolase family protein, translated as MEEIKKEDIKQEVFDLYDYYVHNKIDRREFVEKISFYAVGGLTVPAMLNFLMPKYQQTLQVPVDDPRLKTETVGYDSPKGAGKMSGQLSSPVKAKGKLPGIVVVHENRGLNPHIADVGRRAALEGFISMSPDALFPLGGYPGNDDDGRELQRKRDRDEMLEDFIAAYDYLKGHAECNGKIGVVGFCFGGWISNMMAVKIPGLKASVPFYGGQPTAEETAQIKASLLIQYAGLDTRVNEGWPAYEEALIANKKEYKAYIYPDVNHGFHNDSTPRYDKEAAVLAWGRTVEFFKKKLG; from the coding sequence ATGGAGGAAATCAAAAAAGAAGACATCAAACAGGAAGTATTTGACTTGTACGACTACTATGTACACAACAAGATCGACCGCAGGGAGTTTGTGGAGAAAATATCCTTCTATGCTGTAGGCGGCCTTACCGTGCCTGCCATGCTCAACTTTTTGATGCCCAAGTACCAGCAAACCCTGCAGGTGCCTGTCGATGACCCAAGGCTGAAGACTGAAACCGTAGGTTATGACTCTCCCAAAGGCGCCGGCAAAATGAGCGGACAGCTTTCCAGTCCAGTAAAGGCAAAAGGCAAGCTGCCTGGCATTGTGGTAGTGCATGAAAACAGGGGCCTCAATCCTCACATTGCCGACGTGGGGCGCAGAGCTGCACTGGAGGGCTTTATTTCTATGTCTCCTGATGCCTTGTTCCCACTCGGTGGCTATCCTGGCAATGATGATGACGGCCGGGAACTACAACGCAAAAGAGACCGTGATGAAATGCTGGAAGACTTTATCGCCGCCTATGATTACCTGAAAGGTCACGCAGAGTGCAATGGGAAAATTGGCGTGGTTGGGTTCTGCTTCGGTGGCTGGATATCCAACATGATGGCGGTGAAAATCCCAGGACTGAAAGCTTCTGTTCCCTTCTATGGTGGACAACCAACAGCGGAGGAAACTGCGCAAATCAAAGCGTCCTTACTGATTCAGTATGCAGGTTTGGATACAAGGGTGAATGAAGGCTGGCCAGCCTACGAAGAGGCTTTGATAGCCAATAAGAAGGAATACAAAGCCTATATCTATCCCGACGTAAACCATGGCTTCCATAACGACTCAACACCGAGGTATGATAAGGAAGCAGCAGTGCTAGCCTGGGGAAGGACGGTGGAGTTTTTTAAGAAGAAGTTGGGGTGA
- a CDS encoding dienelactone hydrolase family protein, with protein sequence MVKLLLGTSIAIVSFISYLFAPVETKKETQITLCYVASSDDSMASFATDPAFIALHPAPLPLQYDAIGEKVTFKAADGTDATGYMVKAKKKSDKWLFVYQEWWGLNDYIRRQSDTFYNDLNGEVNVLALDLYDGKVTNVPAEAGKLVQGAQEARLESIIKGGLAYAGPKAKIANVGWCFGGGWSLRSGLLGGKQTIGTVMYYGMPVRDVEKLKQLSGDVLGVFATEERISKEVVEEFAANMKAANKTLMYKIYPGVHGFANPSNPKYDEESSKQAYAKAISYLKERFKI encoded by the coding sequence ATGGTAAAGCTTTTACTTGGTACCAGCATCGCAATAGTTAGCTTTATCAGCTACCTGTTTGCACCAGTTGAAACAAAGAAAGAAACACAAATCACATTGTGCTACGTTGCTTCATCGGACGATAGCATGGCCTCCTTCGCTACCGATCCGGCTTTTATTGCTCTCCATCCTGCTCCGCTCCCCCTTCAGTACGACGCCATAGGAGAGAAAGTGACTTTCAAAGCAGCCGATGGTACCGATGCAACCGGGTACATGGTGAAAGCCAAAAAGAAATCAGACAAATGGCTGTTCGTTTATCAGGAATGGTGGGGCTTGAACGACTATATCCGCAGACAGTCGGATACGTTTTACAACGACCTGAACGGAGAGGTAAATGTGCTTGCCCTTGATCTTTATGATGGCAAGGTAACCAACGTTCCTGCAGAGGCCGGTAAATTGGTGCAGGGTGCCCAGGAGGCTCGTTTGGAGTCCATCATCAAAGGTGGCCTGGCCTATGCAGGGCCCAAAGCTAAAATTGCCAATGTCGGCTGGTGCTTTGGTGGCGGCTGGTCGCTCCGGTCAGGACTGCTGGGAGGCAAGCAAACCATTGGCACCGTTATGTACTATGGCATGCCGGTGAGAGATGTGGAAAAGCTGAAGCAGCTCAGCGGAGACGTGCTGGGTGTTTTTGCCACGGAAGAAAGAATTTCTAAAGAAGTGGTTGAGGAGTTTGCTGCCAATATGAAGGCTGCCAACAAAACCCTGATGTATAAAATATACCCCGGCGTTCATGGTTTTGCCAACCCGAGCAATCCGAAGTACGACGAAGAATCGTCGAAACAGGCCTACGCAAAAGCCATTAGTTACCTCAAAGAAAGATTCAAAATATAG
- a CDS encoding YybH family protein, whose amino-acid sequence MKAPLLAILCVFLFQLAFGQAPENDKAITKLINQYSEARETKDTVLLNNILTEDIDQLVSNGEWRVGIRVAIDGMMRSSTSNPGSRTLTIDKIRYLGSASAIADCRYEIKNPEGSERKMWSTFVVVKQKGKWRISAIRNMLPAG is encoded by the coding sequence ATGAAAGCTCCTTTATTAGCCATTCTATGCGTGTTTCTGTTTCAACTTGCCTTTGGGCAGGCACCTGAAAATGACAAGGCAATCACCAAGCTCATCAATCAATACTCTGAGGCCAGGGAAACCAAAGACACTGTGCTGCTGAATAACATCCTTACCGAGGACATCGACCAGCTGGTGTCTAACGGAGAGTGGCGGGTTGGTATCAGGGTGGCCATTGATGGCATGATGCGGAGCTCGACCAGCAATCCTGGTTCCCGTACGCTTACCATTGACAAAATCCGCTACCTGGGCTCAGCAAGTGCCATTGCCGACTGTCGCTATGAAATAAAGAATCCCGAGGGTTCAGAGCGGAAGATGTGGAGCACTTTTGTGGTAGTGAAGCAAAAAGGCAAATGGCGGATTTCAGCGATTAGAAATATGCTGCCAGCTGGGTAG
- a CDS encoding TonB dependent receptor encodes MNYNFSLLHIRSLFTLVLFFIATTHGLFAQGGKKVNVKGKVVDSQSGEAMSFASIRIFAQDDQFIGGNVTDDKGNFTVEVPAGNYYALVEFMGYEAHRTESFQASSNTDLGTVQLDASSSTLEEVEVRAEKSTMELSLDKKIFNVGQDLANAGGTASDLLTNIPSIAVDPEGNVKLRGSDNVMILIDGKPSGLVSLKGASGLQQMQASMVDKVEIITNPSARYQAEGMAGIINIVLKKDRNQGFNGSFQGITGYPYNFGGAANLNYRHKKINWFVNYGIAWRKQPNVASLYQEVYSGDTTYISRQDRDGYLKGLNNNIQGGVDYFFSEKSILTLSYLFKRSDGNRITDLTYKDYLFDENNYLGYTARRQNENEAEPNSETTLTWEKSFEEKGHKLLTTLKYIDYWERSDQIFTQRSFDENDVSIDGSAQKQHALNDEFEKQYLLQLDYTKPIGKEGKFETGLRSSLRNMENNYVVTNVDEAGVETVDPDLKNIFLYDENIQAAYAILGNKSNKFTYQAGIRAEYTDVKTRLVETNEQNPRDYLNFFPSAHLTYAVANQNSFQLSYSRRIRRPFYNDLSPFVTLADGRNFFSGNPDLDPEYTDAYEIGHLKYFEKGSLTSSFYYRESKETIDRIRVVDDEGNARTLPQNLIGQKSFGLEFTSDYNPYEWWKLDFNFNFFHAEIDGTNIIDTYKPTTYSWFARQTSRFSLPDNLDIQLRGNFEAPQKTTQGTRKALAYIDLSFAKEVLKGNGTLNLNILDLFNSRVSRYTTEGPNFFTDGRSQFRRRQVNLTLNYRIRQSKSARRKYIIDEG; translated from the coding sequence ATGAATTACAATTTTTCGCTATTGCATATTCGTTCACTCTTCACCCTTGTTCTTTTTTTTATTGCAACCACGCACGGGCTCTTTGCCCAGGGAGGTAAAAAGGTAAATGTGAAAGGAAAGGTGGTCGACAGCCAGTCGGGCGAGGCCATGAGTTTTGCGTCTATCCGGATTTTTGCTCAGGACGATCAGTTCATAGGAGGAAATGTTACTGACGATAAAGGAAATTTTACTGTAGAGGTGCCCGCAGGCAACTACTATGCTTTGGTGGAGTTCATGGGCTACGAAGCGCACCGTACCGAGAGCTTTCAGGCTTCTTCAAATACCGACCTTGGCACTGTACAGCTTGACGCTTCGTCCAGCACGCTCGAAGAAGTGGAAGTGCGGGCCGAGAAAAGTACCATGGAGCTTTCTCTCGACAAGAAGATCTTCAACGTGGGGCAAGACCTGGCAAATGCCGGTGGCACAGCTTCCGACCTGCTAACCAACATCCCCTCTATTGCCGTGGATCCGGAGGGAAATGTAAAGCTGCGTGGCAGCGACAATGTAATGATATTGATTGATGGCAAGCCGTCAGGACTTGTGAGCCTCAAAGGTGCCAGCGGATTGCAGCAGATGCAGGCCAGCATGGTTGACAAAGTGGAAATCATTACCAACCCCTCGGCCAGGTACCAGGCAGAAGGCATGGCAGGCATTATCAACATCGTGCTCAAGAAAGACCGCAACCAGGGCTTCAACGGCTCCTTTCAGGGCATCACGGGCTATCCTTACAACTTTGGCGGCGCTGCCAACCTTAACTATCGCCACAAAAAAATCAACTGGTTTGTCAACTATGGCATAGCCTGGCGCAAGCAGCCCAATGTGGCCTCTCTTTATCAGGAAGTCTATTCTGGCGATACTACCTACATTTCCAGACAAGACAGAGACGGCTATCTCAAGGGCCTCAACAACAATATTCAAGGTGGTGTTGACTACTTTTTCAGCGAAAAGAGCATCCTCACCCTCTCCTATTTGTTCAAGCGAAGCGATGGCAACCGCATTACCGACCTGACTTACAAGGACTATCTCTTTGATGAGAACAATTACCTGGGCTACACGGCTCGCAGGCAAAATGAGAACGAAGCCGAACCCAATTCAGAAACTACCCTGACCTGGGAAAAATCATTTGAAGAAAAAGGCCACAAATTGCTCACCACGTTGAAGTATATCGACTACTGGGAGCGGTCGGATCAGATTTTCACCCAACGCTCATTTGATGAGAATGATGTTTCCATAGATGGTTCAGCCCAGAAGCAGCATGCGCTGAATGACGAGTTTGAAAAGCAATACCTGCTCCAGCTAGACTACACCAAGCCTATTGGCAAGGAAGGTAAGTTTGAAACGGGACTCAGGAGCAGCCTCCGGAACATGGAAAACAACTATGTGGTGACCAACGTGGACGAGGCAGGTGTTGAAACCGTGGATCCTGATTTGAAGAACATCTTTCTGTACGATGAGAACATACAGGCGGCTTATGCCATTTTGGGCAACAAAAGCAACAAGTTCACTTACCAGGCTGGGATAAGAGCAGAATACACCGATGTAAAAACGAGGCTGGTGGAAACTAACGAACAAAACCCAAGAGACTACCTCAACTTCTTCCCGAGCGCTCACCTTACTTATGCCGTTGCCAATCAAAACTCGTTTCAGCTGAGCTACAGCCGGAGGATCAGGCGGCCGTTCTACAATGACCTGAGCCCTTTTGTAACCCTGGCTGATGGTAGAAACTTCTTTAGCGGCAACCCCGATCTGGATCCTGAATACACTGACGCTTATGAAATTGGACACCTGAAATACTTTGAAAAAGGCTCCCTCACTTCTTCGTTTTACTACCGGGAGTCGAAGGAAACCATCGATCGCATCAGGGTGGTTGACGACGAGGGTAATGCCCGCACGCTGCCACAAAACCTCATCGGTCAAAAGTCGTTCGGCCTTGAGTTTACGAGCGACTATAACCCGTACGAGTGGTGGAAGCTGGACTTCAACTTCAACTTCTTCCATGCTGAAATTGACGGCACCAACATCATCGATACCTACAAGCCCACTACCTATAGCTGGTTTGCCCGCCAAACCTCCCGCTTTAGCCTGCCAGACAACCTCGATATTCAGCTAAGGGGCAACTTTGAAGCACCACAGAAAACCACACAGGGCACACGGAAGGCACTTGCCTACATCGACCTGTCGTTTGCCAAGGAAGTGCTGAAAGGCAACGGCACACTCAACCTGAATATCCTGGACCTATTTAACAGCAGAGTGAGCCGCTACACCACCGAGGGGCCTAACTTCTTCACCGATGGCCGTAGCCAGTTCCGCAGAAGGCAGGTGAACCTCACACTGAACTACCGCATCAGGCAGTCGAAGTCGGCCAGAAGAAAGTATATTATTGATGAGGGGTAA
- a CDS encoding DinB family protein, which translates to MKFDLKKAIEVLERTPGVLNTLLDGLSADWTSSNEGGESWSAYDVVGHLIHGEKTDWIPRADIILSPEADKHFRPFDRFSQMGESGKKTLQQLLQEFSTLRKSNMERLRAMGISDEDLAKTGIHPAFGEVTLAQLLATWVAHDLNHIGQISRVMAKQYKAEVGPWVEYLRVMQS; encoded by the coding sequence ATGAAATTTGATCTCAAAAAAGCGATTGAAGTGCTGGAACGGACACCAGGGGTGCTCAATACCTTGCTGGACGGCCTCTCTGCCGACTGGACTTCCAGCAATGAAGGAGGGGAGAGTTGGAGTGCTTACGATGTAGTCGGACACCTGATTCATGGGGAGAAAACTGACTGGATTCCCAGGGCTGACATTATTCTCTCGCCTGAGGCAGATAAGCATTTCCGACCATTTGACCGTTTCTCCCAAATGGGAGAAAGCGGGAAGAAGACGCTGCAGCAGCTTTTGCAGGAGTTTAGCACGCTACGCAAGAGCAATATGGAGCGGCTTCGTGCGATGGGTATCAGCGACGAAGACCTGGCGAAAACAGGCATTCATCCGGCTTTTGGGGAAGTGACACTGGCGCAGCTTCTGGCCACCTGGGTCGCTCACGATTTGAACCATATTGGCCAGATATCCCGAGTGATGGCCAAACAATATAAAGCCGAAGTGGGGCCGTGGGTGGAATACCTGAGAGTCATGCAATCGTAG
- the sigZ gene encoding RNA polymerase sigma factor SigZ gives MHTTEFIWTSFHKELHAFIRHSLKDEMASDDVLQDVFVKIHTRRHTLKDEGKLVSWVWQITRNTVLDHFRTKRQFTELPDDLVLQHEENPFNATFAQCMSPFIHNLSPLHKEAIKKIDIEGMPQKQFAEQEGISYTAAKSRVQRARLHLKDLFLECCAIPADKYGNILDMIPQKNCRCQERPSPHALVSSM, from the coding sequence ATGCACACAACCGAATTCATCTGGACATCCTTTCACAAAGAGCTACATGCGTTCATCCGGCACTCGCTGAAAGACGAAATGGCAAGTGACGATGTGCTGCAGGATGTCTTTGTAAAAATCCACACCAGGCGGCATACATTAAAAGATGAGGGGAAACTGGTGAGCTGGGTGTGGCAAATCACACGAAACACGGTGCTGGATCATTTCAGAACAAAAAGGCAATTCACCGAGCTGCCTGATGACCTCGTATTGCAGCATGAGGAGAATCCATTCAATGCCACGTTTGCCCAATGCATGTCACCTTTTATCCACAACCTTTCTCCTCTGCACAAAGAAGCCATAAAGAAGATTGACATTGAGGGAATGCCGCAAAAACAGTTTGCTGAGCAGGAAGGCATTAGTTACACAGCCGCCAAATCGAGGGTGCAGAGAGCCAGGCTTCACCTGAAAGACTTGTTTTTGGAATGCTGCGCTATTCCAGCCGACAAGTATGGAAATATCCTGGATATGATCCCTCAAAAAAATTGTCGCTGCCAGGAGCGTCCTTCTCCCCATGCCCTCGTCTCTTCTATGTAA